The genome window AGAAGATATTTATAGTCGCTAAAAATGATTGGTCTGTGACGCACAATACCGGATATAGTGCATTGACTCTTGTAACATGTATCTCAGCTACCAATTCGGAAAAGAGGATTATATTGAGGGCAAAGCTTGGGACAAGTTAATGCTTAGCCTCATGCTTGATTTTTTTAAGTTTCGCTAAATTGCAATTGCATTAAACTAATGAAATATCTAAATATCTGCTATATTCCATAATCTGCCATAAAAGTGATATAATTTATCATCAAAATAAAAATGGTTGGCTAAAATGGTGTGAAGATAATCATGACGAAATATGCAGGGAATATCTTCATAGAATACAAAACAATATAAATACACAATGTTTTTTCGGTGATTGGGTTAATTTTAGAGGATATAGTGATGTAGGATATTATTTGGGCTGCGAGTTTATCAAAGGCATAAGCAATAATTACTCGACTAAAGAACTTGCTGATCTTAAAATGAAAGAACTTGAAGTTTTATTAACCAATTATTTAAAAAGTTATTGATTATATAATACATCGAAAATCTAGGAAATATTGAAATAATAATAATGTTATGCTAAAATTATGTAAAATATATAATATGTGGAGGTGATATAACGAAAAAGTCTAAATCTCTTTTATCGCTTCTCGTAGTATTAATTTTAACTCTCAGCTTTAGTACAGTCTCATATGCAAAAACATATACACTTAGCACGTTCACCACACAGTCAAAAAATGTAACACTCAACAATGCAAACGAACAGCAAATTATTTCCCATAGATTAGTTCTTTGCCCCGAGTGCGGAATTGATCATATATTTAACACATCAAGTTATACAGACTGGTACTATACAGGACATTCATACATATGGAAAAGAATCAAGACCGTAACATATAAATGCGGTTATTGCAGTTATGGATGGACAAGCACATATGAAGAAACAGAAGAGCGTCATATTTCTACTTTATAAAAAAACAGCCAGAACAAAATTTGGTATGTTATACTTTTCTCATATAGCATACCAAACTTTGTTTATCAGATCAGCTTTTGGCTAAATTAATTTTTTGCCTGCTCTATAAAGATCCTATATGTTTATATGCGCATAGTTCCAAATATCCCGCTCTATGCAGACATTCAGTCCGCGACATCTTGATGGCTCAAGATTGTACTTTTGATAAAGCTCTGCAAAAAGATTTTTGACTTTTTTATAATATTCAATTCCTGGAGTCTGCATGGTATTATTAACAGGTCTGCCCATCGGCATCCATACTGATGCAGTTGGAATTATGCCACGCTCCGCAAGATATGTTGCGCCTTCTTTAAGGGTTTCAAATCCCTCAATCCCGATAACAAAGTTTGAAAATGCTTTTCCAACGCCGTAATTTCTACTGATGTATTCTAATGCTTCTAAGTGTCTTTTACGGGTTGTTAAATCGATCTTGCCGGGTGTAACTTTTTTAGCAAGCTCTTCATCCCACAGTTCAAGGCTGCAAGCAATTTTACTTGCGCCAAGCTTAAAGTATTCATCTATTATAGACAAATCTTTCGGCGGAGTAATATAGAGCAAAATATCACCTTTGATATTTTCCCGGCCAACATATTTGTTAATAGCTTCTAAATACGAGGCAATATAAGAGTGCTCTTTTTGTGAATCAAAAGTTGAACCACCAGTGATTTGAATACTATTACAACCTACATTTTCAACAGCATATTTCACGATCTCTGCCATATCAGCAGGATTTACGGGTTTAGGCAGCGGCTTTTTCTTTCTGGCAAGTGTTTCAAAATAACCTCCGGAAAAACAAAATTCACACGGTTTCCCAGCAAATGCGTACTCACAAGGCCACAAACATTGAAAAGCAACCCAATCCACACCTTGTAAAACTGCGTTGCCTATAAAAGGTAACCCTAAAGATGTCTTTTGAAAATAAAAATCACTTTTGGGTGGAAAGCTCACGAAATCTAAAAAAATATCCTTATAATATAATGCCGGTTTACTGTTGAATATCTTCAGGGAAAACGGAGTTTCCAGTTCAGAAGCATATTTTAAAAGTTTTAAATTATCCCATGATAAAATACCTGTGAGATACTTCAAGTGAAAACCCATATCAGTAAGCTGCACGATTGTTCCATCAGACAGTATCATACAATTACACATCAAGGGATTTATTCCCAAACGATTTGTCTTTGTAAATTTTTTATAAACTTCTTTTGCAACTTTGACACCTTTGCTGACAACTAAGCATTTTAGATCGATAGAGTCTATTTCAGTATTAAAAATATTGTATTTATTCAAGTTAAATCACCCGATAATAATTATACCAAAAAAAGAGAATACATAAAAACATTTATACATCATACAGGTGGGCTTTTGTATAAGTCACAGTATTGAAATCGAAATAGCTTATATCCATTATATTGCCTTCAACTATGATTTCCGCATGTGTATATAAATTATTTGAAGAATATTCACCCTAAACCATAGCCCAAATTTGTTAACCGTCCCCGCTTCTACAAATGTACAAAGGGATTGCGGCTTGAATCAAGCAGCAATCCCTTTGTACCCTTTTGTATGTTGAAATTACGCAGTAATGTCTCTCTTTGAAAAACCGATCCATGAGATCGCATTGAATAATATATAATATATGATAAGTACTGTTATTGAAAATCCAAGTGTCATGCCTTTAATGATCGGGGCGCCTTCGGCATACATCTTTAAATTTGTGTTTGCAAATAATATGTATTTTACCCAGTTATACTTGCTAAGAGCCATTACAAGGGTACTCCCTGTAAACATGAGGAAAATTGCAAGGCCTATAGCTAAGGAACTGTTACGGAATACTGTAGATATCATAAATGCAAATGTTGCCATCATAATAAGGTCTACACAGTTATATC of Clostridiales bacterium contains these proteins:
- a CDS encoding radical SAM protein, coding for MNKYNIFNTEIDSIDLKCLVVSKGVKVAKEVYKKFTKTNRLGINPLMCNCMILSDGTIVQLTDMGFHLKYLTGILSWDNLKLLKYASELETPFSLKIFNSKPALYYKDIFLDFVSFPPKSDFYFQKTSLGLPFIGNAVLQGVDWVAFQCLWPCEYAFAGKPCEFCFSGGYFETLARKKKPLPKPVNPADMAEIVKYAVENVGCNSIQITGGSTFDSQKEHSYIASYLEAINKYVGRENIKGDILLYITPPKDLSIIDEYFKLGASKIACSLELWDEELAKKVTPGKIDLTTRKRHLEALEYISRNYGVGKAFSNFVIGIEGFETLKEGATYLAERGIIPTASVWMPMGRPVNNTMQTPGIEYYKKVKNLFAELYQKYNLEPSRCRGLNVCIERDIWNYAHINI